Proteins encoded within one genomic window of Pygocentrus nattereri isolate fPygNat1 chromosome 9, fPygNat1.pri, whole genome shotgun sequence:
- the LOC108440017 gene encoding cytochrome P450 2H2-like isoform X2: protein MESVLRYLDWKSVGLALLGGLISLFLLEIFRLNSIRSSCPPGPKPLPFVGNLPDFFRDRMAFVKLMPKYGEMCSIHLGKKQTIVLNSMQILKEAFVQNGAIFSGRPSVPLLHWIHRGKGIVMASYGHSWRQQRRFALHTLRDFGLGKKTVEERVAEEAHYLIKEMLKQEGKPFYPIHLFMNAVSNIICSIIFGDRFDYDNKSFATLLEILNKNVLLSGSAVGQIFNLVPFIKYFPGPHQRIRENASALREFILEIVEEHKKTLDPDNPRDFIDAYLIEMTKQESKEDSTFHVENMIKSTSDLFSAGTETTANTLRWGLIYMMNHPDVQERCHEEIVRVLGFDRPPCMDDRARLPYTCATVYEIQRYANIIPLGLVHITTEPTQLRGYHLPAGTDVWPNLTAVMTDKEHWKYPDTFNPENFLDEKGQFCKNDYFLPFSLGPRVCLGETLARTELFIFFTSLLQRIKYSWPPGAPPYNTEGIVGVIRSPLPFNTICLSRETTP from the exons ATGGAGTCAGTGCTGAGATATCTGGACTGGAAATCAGTGGGCTTGGCCCTGCTGGGGGGtctgatctctctgtttctgctgGAGATTTTTAGGTTGAACTCTATCAGGAGCAGCTGCCCCCCTGGACCTAAACCACTTCCCTTTGTGGGTAACCTGCCGGACTTCTTCAGGGATCGAATGGCCTTTGTCAAATTG ATGCCGAAATATGGTGAGATGTGCTCCATACACCTGGGCAAAAAGCAAACGATTGTGCTGAATAGCATGCAGATTTTGAAGGAAGCTTTCGTTCAGAATGGTGCCATTTTTTCTGGGAGACCATCAGTGCCATTACTACACTGGATCCATAGAGGGAAAG GTATTGTGATGGCCTCGTATGGTCACTCTTGGAGGCAGCAGCGCCGCTTTGCTCTGCACACGCTGCGTGATTTTGGTCTGGGAAAGAAAACTGTGGAGGAACGTGTGGCTGAGGAGGCACATTACCTCATCAAGGAGATGCTCAAACAAGAAG ggaAGCCTTTTTATCCCATCCACCTGTTTATGAATGCCGTTTCCAACATAATCTGCTCCATCATCTTTGGAGACCGCTTCGATTATGACAACAAGAGCTTTGCTACGCTGCTAGAAATTCTGAATAAAAACGTTCTGCTTTCTGGATCAGCCGTGGGACAG ATATTCAACTTGGTCCCATTTATAAAGTACTTTCCAGGGCCGCACCAGAGGATACGGGAGAACGCCAGTGCCTTAAGAGAATTTATCCTTGAAATTGTGGAGGAGCACAAGAAGACTTTGGACCCTGACAACCCCCGGGACTTCATTGACGCCTACTTGATTGAGATGACCAAG CAAGAGTCGAAGGAAGACTCTACATTCCATGTGGAGAACATGATAAAGTCGACCTCTGATCTCTTCTCTGCTGGAACAGAAACTACAGCGAATACTCTCAGATGGGGCCTCATTTACATGATGAACCACCCTGACGTGCAAG AGCGCTGTCATGAGGAGATCGTTCGGGTGCTGGGTTTTGACCGTCCTCCCTGCATGGATGACCGCGCAAGGCTCCCGTACACTTGCGCTACTGTTTATGAAATCCAGCGCTATGCCAACATCATTCCTCTTGGTCTGGTGCACATAACCACAGAACCAACGCAGCTACGAGGATACCACCTGCCTGCG GGAACAGATGTCTGGCCCAACTTAACAGCTGTCATGACCGACAAAGAGCACTGGAAGTACCCGGACACGTTCAACCCAGAGAACTTCCTGGATGAGAAGGGACAGTTCTGCAAAAACGACTACTTTCTGCCCTTTTCTCTGG GTCCGAGGGTGTGTCTGGGTGAGACTCTGGCCAGAACTGAGCTCTTCATCTTCTTCACCTCTCTGCTCCAGCGGATAAAGTACTCATGGCCTCCTGGGGCTCCACCGTACAACACGGAAGGCATAGTGGGTGTGATCCGCTCTCCATTGCCCTTCAATACAATCTGTCTCAGCAGAGAGACCACCCCCTGA
- the LOC108440017 gene encoding cytochrome P450 2H2-like isoform X1, translating to MESVLRYLDWKSVGLALLGGLISLFLLEIFRLNSIRSSCPPGPKPLPFVGNLPDFFRDRMAFVKLMPKYGEMCSIHLGKKQTIVLNSMQILKEAFVQNGAIFSGRPSVPLLHWIHRGKGIVMASYGHSWRQQRRFALHTLRDFGLGKKTVEERVAEEAHYLIKEMLKQEGKPFYPIHLFMNAVSNIICSIIFGDRFDYDNKSFATLLEILNKNVLLSGSAVGQIFNLVPFIKYFPGPHQRIRENASALREFILEIVEEHKKTLDPDNPRDFIDAYLIEMTKQQESKEDSTFHVENMIKSTSDLFSAGTETTANTLRWGLIYMMNHPDVQERCHEEIVRVLGFDRPPCMDDRARLPYTCATVYEIQRYANIIPLGLVHITTEPTQLRGYHLPAGTDVWPNLTAVMTDKEHWKYPDTFNPENFLDEKGQFCKNDYFLPFSLGPRVCLGETLARTELFIFFTSLLQRIKYSWPPGAPPYNTEGIVGVIRSPLPFNTICLSRETTP from the exons ATGGAGTCAGTGCTGAGATATCTGGACTGGAAATCAGTGGGCTTGGCCCTGCTGGGGGGtctgatctctctgtttctgctgGAGATTTTTAGGTTGAACTCTATCAGGAGCAGCTGCCCCCCTGGACCTAAACCACTTCCCTTTGTGGGTAACCTGCCGGACTTCTTCAGGGATCGAATGGCCTTTGTCAAATTG ATGCCGAAATATGGTGAGATGTGCTCCATACACCTGGGCAAAAAGCAAACGATTGTGCTGAATAGCATGCAGATTTTGAAGGAAGCTTTCGTTCAGAATGGTGCCATTTTTTCTGGGAGACCATCAGTGCCATTACTACACTGGATCCATAGAGGGAAAG GTATTGTGATGGCCTCGTATGGTCACTCTTGGAGGCAGCAGCGCCGCTTTGCTCTGCACACGCTGCGTGATTTTGGTCTGGGAAAGAAAACTGTGGAGGAACGTGTGGCTGAGGAGGCACATTACCTCATCAAGGAGATGCTCAAACAAGAAG ggaAGCCTTTTTATCCCATCCACCTGTTTATGAATGCCGTTTCCAACATAATCTGCTCCATCATCTTTGGAGACCGCTTCGATTATGACAACAAGAGCTTTGCTACGCTGCTAGAAATTCTGAATAAAAACGTTCTGCTTTCTGGATCAGCCGTGGGACAG ATATTCAACTTGGTCCCATTTATAAAGTACTTTCCAGGGCCGCACCAGAGGATACGGGAGAACGCCAGTGCCTTAAGAGAATTTATCCTTGAAATTGTGGAGGAGCACAAGAAGACTTTGGACCCTGACAACCCCCGGGACTTCATTGACGCCTACTTGATTGAGATGACCAAG cagCAAGAGTCGAAGGAAGACTCTACATTCCATGTGGAGAACATGATAAAGTCGACCTCTGATCTCTTCTCTGCTGGAACAGAAACTACAGCGAATACTCTCAGATGGGGCCTCATTTACATGATGAACCACCCTGACGTGCAAG AGCGCTGTCATGAGGAGATCGTTCGGGTGCTGGGTTTTGACCGTCCTCCCTGCATGGATGACCGCGCAAGGCTCCCGTACACTTGCGCTACTGTTTATGAAATCCAGCGCTATGCCAACATCATTCCTCTTGGTCTGGTGCACATAACCACAGAACCAACGCAGCTACGAGGATACCACCTGCCTGCG GGAACAGATGTCTGGCCCAACTTAACAGCTGTCATGACCGACAAAGAGCACTGGAAGTACCCGGACACGTTCAACCCAGAGAACTTCCTGGATGAGAAGGGACAGTTCTGCAAAAACGACTACTTTCTGCCCTTTTCTCTGG GTCCGAGGGTGTGTCTGGGTGAGACTCTGGCCAGAACTGAGCTCTTCATCTTCTTCACCTCTCTGCTCCAGCGGATAAAGTACTCATGGCCTCCTGGGGCTCCACCGTACAACACGGAAGGCATAGTGGGTGTGATCCGCTCTCCATTGCCCTTCAATACAATCTGTCTCAGCAGAGAGACCACCCCCTGA
- the LOC108440018 gene encoding cytochrome P450 2B4-like, whose translation MESVLRYLDWMSVGLGLLGGLFFLLLLEIFRLNSIRSRSPPGPRPLPFVGNLPQILKDRMAFIRLMPKYGEICSVYLAKKQIILLNSMQILKEAFVQNGDVFSGRPSVPVVQWVNRQGYGIVMANYGHSWRQQRRFALHTLRDFGLGKKTVEERVTEEAQYLTKEMLKLEGKAFYPKHLLMNAVSNIICSIIFGDRFDYDNRSFATLLDILNRNIQLAGSYLGQIFNLVPFIKHFPGPHQEMWKNASALRKFILEIVEEHKKTLDPDNPRDFIDAYLIEMTKQESKEDSTFHVENMMRTTTDLFSAGTDTTANTLRWGLVYMMSHPDVQERCHEEIVRVLGFDRSPCMDDRARLPYTCATVHEIQRYGNIIPFGVLHQTTKATQLQGYHLPAGTNVLPNFTAFMTDKEHWKYPDTFNPENFLDEKGQFCKNDYFMVFSLGPRACLGETLARTELFIFFTSLLQRIKFSWPPGAPPYNMKGVVGVSRSPLPFNTICLSRETTH comes from the exons ATGGAGTCTGTGCTGAGATATTTGGACTGGATGTCAGTAGGCTTGGGCCTGCTGGGTGGtctgttctttctgcttctgttggAGATTTTTAGGTTGAACTCCATCAGGAGCCGCAGCCCTCCTGGACCCAGACCACTTCCCTTTGTGGGTAACCTGCCACAGATATTGAAGGATCGAATGGCCTTCATCAGATTG ATGCCAAAATATGGTGAGATCTGCTCTGTATACCTGGCCAAAAAGCAGATTATCTTGCTGAATAGCATGCAGATTTTGAAGGAAGCCTTCGTTCAGAATGGTGACGTTTTTTCTGGGAGGCCCTCAGTGCCAGTTGTGCAATGGGTCAACAGACAAGGCTATG GTATCGTGATGGCCAATTATGGTCACTCTTGGAGGCAGCAGCGCCGCTTTGCTCTGCACACACTGCGTGACTTTGGTCTGGGGAAGAAAACTGTGGAGGAACGTGTGACTGAGGAGGCGCAATACCTCACCAAGGAGATGCTCAAACTAGAAG GAAAGGCTTTCTATCCCAAACACCTTCTTATGAATGCAGTTTCCAACATCATCTGCTCAATCATCTTTGGAGACCGCTTCGATTATGACAACAGGAGCTTTGCTACGCTGCTAGATATTCTGAACAGAAACATTCAGCTCGCTGGGTCATATTTGGGTCAG atTTTCAACTTGGTCCCATTTATAAAGCACTTTCCAGGGccacaccaggagatgtggaaaaatgccAGTGCCTTAAGAAAATTTATCCTTGAAATTGTGGAGGAGCACAAGAAGACTCTGGACCCTGACAATCCCCGGGACTTCATTGATGCGTACCTGATCGAGATGACCAAA CAAGAGTCGAAGGAAGACTCTACATTCCATGTGGAGAACATGATGAGGACGACCACTGACCTTTTCTCTGCTGGGACAGACACCACAGCAAATACTCTCAGATGGGGCCTCGTTTACATGATGAGCCACCCCGACGTGCAAG AGCGCTGTCATGAGGAGATCGTTCGGGTGCTGGGTTTTGACCGTTCTCCCTGCATGGATGACCGTGCAAGGCTCCCCTACACTTGCGCTACTGTTCATGAAATTCAGCGCTATGGTAACATCATTCCTTTTGGCGTGCTGCACCAAACCACAAAAGCAACACAGCTACAAGGATACCACCTACCTGCG GGAACAAATGTCTTGCCCAACTTTACGGCCTTCATGACTGACAAAGAGCACTGGAAGTACCCGGACACGTTCAACCCAGAGAACTTTCTGGATGAGAAGGGACAGTTTTGCAAAAACGACTACTTTATGGTCTTTTCTCTGG gccCAAGAGCATGTCTGGGTGAGACTCTGGCCAGAACTGAGCTCTTCATCTTCTTCACCTCTCTGCTCCAGCGGATAAAGTTCTCATGGCCTCCTGGGGCTCCACCGTACAACATGAAAGGCGTAGTGGGTGTGAGCCGCTCTCCATTGCCCTTCAATACAATCTGTCTCAGCAGAGAGACCACCCACTGA